The following coding sequences lie in one Caproicibacterium argilliputei genomic window:
- a CDS encoding glycerol dehydrogenase, producing the protein MSRLRLMRAPQKYVQGKDSLLKFHEEMQFLGTKWLFICSHSGHNMCHDKIEQSFAGTQDTRRYEIFGGISSVGEIEKMRKIVKEDGIQVVVGVGGGSAIDTAKATAYYEHLPVAIIPTVVATDAPCTGLSVIYNDDKTFNSYLFYPKNPEAVIVDSDVIAKAPVRFLVAGMGDALGTYFEARACERTDAPSLEFGGITRSALALCKLCYETLKEYGPAAKTACEKQIVTPALEAVIEANVYLSGVGADNGGLAVAHSFYNGLTALGGHSAPHGCCVAFGTLVQLVLENAPTAEFNEVQGFCRSVGLPVTLEEIGITTDEQIQTIAEKSCVEGESIHNMVGDVTPEQLYAAIVAADALGKKA; encoded by the coding sequence ATGTCCAGACTCAGACTGATGCGTGCCCCGCAGAAATACGTGCAGGGCAAAGATTCCCTCTTAAAATTCCACGAAGAAATGCAGTTCCTCGGCACCAAATGGCTTTTCATCTGCTCTCACAGCGGGCACAATATGTGCCACGACAAAATTGAGCAAAGCTTTGCCGGCACACAGGACACCCGCCGCTATGAAATTTTCGGCGGTATTTCCAGCGTCGGTGAAATCGAAAAAATGCGCAAAATCGTCAAGGAAGACGGCATTCAAGTCGTTGTCGGTGTCGGCGGCGGCTCTGCCATCGACACCGCAAAAGCCACTGCCTACTATGAGCACCTGCCGGTTGCCATCATCCCAACCGTGGTTGCAACCGACGCACCCTGCACCGGCCTTTCCGTTATCTACAACGACGACAAAACCTTTAACAGCTACCTGTTCTACCCGAAGAATCCGGAAGCCGTCATTGTGGACAGCGACGTGATTGCCAAGGCACCGGTTCGCTTCCTGGTGGCAGGCATGGGCGACGCGCTGGGCACCTACTTTGAGGCACGCGCCTGCGAGCGCACCGATGCACCGAGTTTGGAGTTCGGCGGTATCACCCGCTCTGCCCTGGCACTGTGCAAGCTGTGTTACGAAACACTGAAAGAGTACGGCCCCGCAGCAAAAACCGCCTGCGAAAAGCAGATTGTCACCCCCGCGCTGGAGGCAGTCATTGAAGCCAATGTCTACCTTTCCGGCGTCGGCGCAGACAACGGCGGCCTTGCGGTTGCACACTCGTTTTACAACGGTCTGACCGCGCTGGGCGGACACTCCGCACCGCACGGCTGCTGCGTGGCATTCGGCACGCTGGTACAGCTGGTGCTGGAGAACGCCCCCACAGCAGAATTTAACGAAGTACAGGGCTTCTGCCGCAGCGTTGGTCTGCCGGTCACGCTGGAGGAAATCGGAATTACCACGGACGAGCAGATCCAGACGATTGCCGAGAAATCCTGTGTGGAGGGTGAGTCCATCCACAACATGGTTGGCGATGTGACCCCCGAACAGCTGTATGCAGCCATTGTGGCGGCTGACGCACTGGGCAAGAAAGCATAA
- a CDS encoding helix-turn-helix transcriptional regulator, producing MELGRQIKKYRTEAALLQEALAEHIYVTRQTISNWENDKSYPDIHSLLLLSDLFHISLDQLIKGDIKQMKQEIKHSEIQKFNHYENLFAVSFLITIVSAVPLAVFLKFYGVLLSALQFAVCMYLALKVEKCKKSNDIQTYKEIVAFSEGRHLDAIEKNQEIGKRPYQKAFLVLGCAGITLVLSLVLLWILKPFL from the coding sequence TTGGAATTGGGCAGGCAAATTAAAAAATACCGCACAGAGGCAGCCCTTTTACAAGAAGCGCTGGCGGAACATATCTACGTCACCCGGCAAACCATTTCTAACTGGGAAAATGACAAAAGCTATCCGGACATTCACAGTCTGCTGCTGCTCAGCGATTTGTTTCACATCTCTCTTGACCAACTCATTAAAGGAGATATCAAGCAAATGAAACAAGAAATCAAACACTCGGAAATTCAGAAGTTCAATCACTACGAAAATCTTTTTGCTGTATCCTTCTTGATTACCATAGTGTCGGCGGTTCCCCTTGCCGTTTTCTTAAAGTTTTACGGCGTCCTGCTCTCTGCTCTGCAGTTTGCAGTCTGTATGTACCTTGCCCTGAAAGTTGAAAAATGCAAAAAGTCAAATGATATACAGACGTATAAAGAAATTGTGGCATTTTCCGAAGGCAGGCATTTGGATGCCATTGAAAAGAATCAGGAAATTGGCAAACGTCCGTATCAGAAAGCCTTCCTTGTCTTGGGCTGTGCGGGCATTACGCTGGTTCTCTCTTTGGTGTTGTTATGGATTCTAAAGCCATTTCTTTGA
- a CDS encoding N-acetyltransferase, with translation MLACAEQLARAQSVRAIRLNVSDKNLPSVRLYEACDYRYIGDADLGLGAYGLTNFLLYEKGL, from the coding sequence ATGCTTGCCTGTGCGGAGCAGCTTGCACGTGCGCAGTCCGTGCGCGCCATCCGTCTGAATGTATCTGACAAAAATCTGCCCTCCGTCAGGCTTTACGAAGCCTGCGACTACCGGTACATCGGCGACGCAGACCTGGGGCTTGGTGCCTACGGCTTAACTAACTTTCTGTTGTACGAAAAGGGCTTGTAG
- a CDS encoding FadR/GntR family transcriptional regulator: protein MPFHQKSYQKVLDYLENALMTGELSAGEKILPERKLAESLGISRNSVREAIRQLEHMGFLACNRGAGTFISCDIQQNLQDSFDLLILLHKISYRQLSELRTGLELQAGFLAAERITAEQLSLLLQIVQEMQTCSAARGDQLDKHLHDTIAEASGNELIIQILRALSGTIDRFISDMRKKIFQDSETANQLQYAHEQIVDALSRRDKVQLSLAITHHFNIVNASMYAETEEPKAAVSPQK from the coding sequence ATGCCGTTTCATCAAAAATCCTATCAAAAAGTTCTGGACTATTTGGAAAACGCCCTGATGACCGGAGAACTATCAGCAGGGGAGAAAATTTTACCGGAGCGAAAATTGGCGGAATCCCTTGGTATCAGCCGCAATTCCGTGCGGGAAGCAATCCGCCAGCTGGAGCATATGGGCTTTCTTGCATGCAACCGAGGCGCCGGAACCTTCATCAGCTGTGACATCCAACAGAACCTGCAGGATTCCTTTGACCTGCTGATTTTGCTGCACAAAATTAGCTATCGGCAGCTTTCCGAACTGCGAACCGGATTAGAACTCCAAGCGGGTTTTCTTGCCGCAGAGCGCATTACGGCCGAGCAGCTCTCTCTCTTGCTGCAGATTGTGCAGGAAATGCAGACCTGTTCCGCTGCTCGCGGTGACCAGTTGGACAAGCACCTGCATGACACGATTGCGGAAGCGTCGGGAAACGAACTGATCATTCAAATTCTGCGCGCACTTTCCGGCACGATTGACCGTTTTATCAGCGATATGCGAAAAAAAATTTTCCAAGACTCGGAAACAGCCAATCAACTCCAGTATGCACATGAGCAAATTGTGGATGCACTCAGCCGCCGCGATAAAGTACAGCTTTCCCTTGCTATCACGCACCATTTCAATATTGTGAATGCCAGTATGTACGCAGAAACAGAGGAGCCGAAAGCAGCCGTCTCTCCCCAAAAATAG
- a CDS encoding FAD-binding oxidoreductase, with translation MGQYEKVTPELLEALKAAVPGRVQAGAEINADYSHDEMPIYGAAMPEVAVEARTTEEVAAVMRLCNEHHVPVTPRGAGTGLAGGAVAMHGGIVLSLEKMNKILGYDEDNMMVSVQAGVLFQDLSEDAAKRGFLYPPDPGEKFATLGGNVSTNAGGMRAVKYGTTRDYVRAMTVVLPTGEVIHLGASVSKSSSGYSLLNLMIGSEGTLGIITELTLKLLPRPKQVISLIVLYENLKDCIGTVPKLMRANLHPQTLEFMEHDIIQVSEDYLGKKTFPQKFQGKDVNAYLLVSFEGDSDDQLTDIIEKASDVVLEAGALDVLVADTPQLKKDAWAARSTFLDAIDSSTKLVDECDVVVPVSKIPDYLTSIKETAKAYKFHLQDFGHAGDGNLHIYCCSNDMEVDVFNRQVADFMRRAYATATEMGGLISGEHGIGHGKLDYLAEVAGPVKMRLMRDIKKVFDPNAILNPGKVCCKL, from the coding sequence ATGGGCCAGTATGAAAAAGTCACGCCAGAGTTGCTGGAAGCACTGAAAGCCGCTGTTCCGGGACGGGTGCAGGCAGGTGCGGAGATCAATGCTGATTATTCTCATGACGAGATGCCGATTTATGGCGCAGCCATGCCAGAGGTGGCTGTGGAAGCCCGTACAACCGAAGAAGTCGCCGCGGTTATGCGGCTGTGTAATGAGCACCACGTCCCGGTGACGCCGCGGGGCGCCGGAACCGGTCTTGCAGGCGGTGCGGTCGCCATGCACGGCGGCATTGTCCTTTCTTTGGAAAAGATGAACAAAATTCTCGGCTATGATGAGGACAACATGATGGTCAGCGTACAGGCAGGCGTTCTGTTTCAGGATCTTTCAGAAGACGCTGCGAAGCGCGGGTTCCTTTATCCGCCGGATCCGGGCGAGAAATTTGCTACACTTGGCGGCAATGTTTCTACCAATGCCGGCGGTATGCGCGCAGTAAAATATGGAACAACACGTGACTATGTGCGTGCAATGACGGTCGTGCTCCCTACGGGTGAGGTCATCCATTTGGGCGCCTCTGTTTCCAAGAGCAGTTCCGGTTACTCCCTTTTAAATCTTATGATTGGTTCGGAAGGAACACTTGGCATTATTACAGAACTGACCTTAAAACTTCTGCCGAGGCCCAAGCAGGTCATCAGCCTTATTGTGCTGTATGAAAATCTTAAGGACTGTATTGGAACTGTGCCCAAGCTGATGCGTGCAAATCTGCATCCGCAGACTTTGGAGTTTATGGAACATGATATCATTCAAGTTTCTGAGGATTATCTGGGAAAGAAGACATTTCCACAGAAATTTCAGGGCAAGGATGTGAATGCGTATCTGCTGGTTTCCTTTGAGGGGGACAGCGATGACCAACTGACCGATATCATTGAAAAAGCTTCTGATGTTGTACTGGAAGCCGGCGCCCTTGATGTATTGGTTGCGGATACACCACAACTGAAAAAGGATGCATGGGCTGCCCGCAGCACGTTTCTGGATGCCATTGATTCCAGCACAAAGCTGGTCGATGAGTGTGATGTTGTTGTTCCGGTCAGCAAAATTCCGGATTACCTGACTTCTATTAAGGAAACGGCCAAAGCGTACAAATTTCACCTGCAGGACTTTGGCCACGCAGGTGACGGCAATCTGCATATTTACTGCTGTTCCAATGATATGGAAGTGGATGTGTTTAACCGGCAGGTTGCCGACTTTATGCGCAGGGCCTATGCGACCGCAACAGAAATGGGCGGCCTGATTTCCGGGGAACACGGCATTGGCCATGGAAAGCTGGATTACCTCGCCGAGGTTGCCGGGCCGGTTAAGATGCGCTTGATGCGCGATATAAAGAAAGTTTTTGACCCGAATGCGATTCTTAACCCGGGCAAGGTCTGCTGCAAACTGTGA
- a CDS encoding acyl-CoA dehydrogenase family protein, whose protein sequence is MAYLISDEAKDLLKDVHEFCEKEVKEPCKEYDRSGEWPKELYQKAVDMQLQTLEVPKEYGGPGLDRVSVAALIEEMAKADAGFATTISASGLGMKPVLIGGTEAQKKHVCKLVMDGGFGAFALTEPGAGSDAGAGKTTAVRDGDSYVLNGRKCFITNGGVASFYCITAMTDKSQGTRGMSMFYVEKGTPGLSTGHEEDKMGIRTSNTCDVVLENCRIPAANRIGEEGHGFKIAMMTLDQARTWMGCVATGIAQRCMEEAIAYGKQRCQFGKPILKNEVMKFKIADMAIGIETARQMVAHSLTLMDKGLPHVKESAIAKCYGSDVAMKAASEAVQMFGGYGYSREYPVEKLMRDAKIFQIFEGTNEIQRIVIAGNVIGKF, encoded by the coding sequence ATGGCATACTTAATTTCTGATGAAGCAAAAGATTTATTAAAGGATGTTCATGAATTCTGCGAAAAAGAAGTCAAGGAACCGTGCAAAGAATACGACCGCTCCGGGGAATGGCCGAAAGAACTCTACCAAAAGGCAGTTGATATGCAGCTGCAGACACTGGAAGTGCCAAAGGAATACGGAGGCCCGGGCCTTGACCGTGTTTCGGTTGCAGCCTTGATTGAAGAAATGGCAAAAGCAGATGCGGGTTTTGCCACAACCATTTCCGCAAGTGGCCTTGGCATGAAGCCGGTACTGATCGGCGGAACGGAGGCGCAGAAAAAGCACGTCTGCAAACTCGTTATGGATGGCGGCTTTGGTGCGTTTGCTTTGACGGAACCGGGTGCCGGTTCTGACGCAGGTGCAGGAAAGACAACCGCCGTACGGGACGGGGACAGTTATGTTTTGAACGGACGGAAATGCTTCATTACAAATGGCGGAGTCGCTTCTTTTTACTGTATTACCGCTATGACGGATAAGAGCCAGGGAACACGGGGAATGTCCATGTTCTACGTTGAAAAGGGCACCCCTGGCCTTTCAACCGGTCATGAAGAAGACAAGATGGGAATCCGCACTTCCAACACCTGCGACGTTGTCTTGGAAAACTGCCGGATTCCGGCCGCGAACCGGATTGGTGAAGAAGGCCACGGCTTTAAGATTGCCATGATGACATTGGATCAGGCACGTACTTGGATGGGCTGTGTAGCAACCGGAATCGCGCAGCGCTGCATGGAAGAAGCGATTGCCTACGGCAAGCAACGCTGCCAGTTTGGTAAGCCAATCCTGAAAAATGAAGTCATGAAGTTTAAGATTGCGGATATGGCCATTGGAATTGAAACAGCACGCCAGATGGTTGCCCATTCCCTGACTCTGATGGATAAGGGTCTGCCGCATGTGAAGGAATCTGCCATTGCGAAATGCTATGGCTCCGATGTGGCAATGAAGGCGGCTTCTGAAGCAGTGCAGATGTTTGGCGGTTACGGATACAGCAGAGAATATCCGGTTGAAAAGCTGATGCGCGATGCAAAGATTTTCCAGATTTTTGAAGGTACCAACGAAATCCAACGCATTGTAATTGCCGGCAATGTCATCGGTAAATTCTAA
- a CDS encoding electron transfer flavoprotein subunit beta/FixA family protein, translating to MEILVCIKQVPDDAVAVHLKPGTQEVELEGVTPVVNAFDTYALEMAARLKEAVGGTITVITVGDEETKASIKNCLAVGADHGFVLHDSSFAGTDTLGRSQILAAAVRYLEKDSGKPFDLVFCGREATDHVNGQVGSQLAETLGTGVITDLVDVEKTDTGVCCKQQTEDGYRRVESPLPCVVTVSKPEYDPRYPTIRSKLAARKMTIPVVTKEQLGDVSVRKPGFHIVQTFEPQKRQAGVKLQEKNVEDTVRKAIGMMADAKLL from the coding sequence ATGGAAATTCTGGTATGTATAAAGCAGGTTCCGGATGACGCAGTAGCAGTCCATCTGAAACCGGGCACGCAGGAAGTTGAGCTTGAAGGGGTTACTCCGGTCGTCAATGCATTTGATACATATGCCCTTGAAATGGCCGCCCGCCTAAAAGAAGCGGTCGGCGGCACAATTACGGTTATTACAGTTGGCGATGAAGAGACAAAGGCTTCCATTAAAAATTGCCTGGCGGTTGGTGCGGATCATGGCTTTGTTCTTCATGATTCATCTTTTGCGGGGACAGATACGCTTGGAAGAAGCCAGATTCTTGCCGCTGCAGTTCGGTATTTGGAAAAAGACAGCGGCAAACCGTTCGATTTGGTTTTCTGCGGCAGGGAAGCAACGGACCATGTGAATGGTCAGGTCGGTTCTCAGCTAGCAGAAACGCTTGGCACCGGGGTCATTACTGACCTTGTCGATGTGGAAAAGACGGATACCGGCGTTTGCTGCAAACAGCAGACAGAAGACGGCTATCGCCGTGTTGAGAGTCCGCTGCCATGTGTTGTGACAGTCAGCAAACCGGAATATGATCCGCGTTACCCAACCATCCGGAGCAAATTGGCCGCACGCAAAATGACCATTCCGGTTGTAACTAAAGAACAGCTTGGGGATGTTTCTGTCAGGAAGCCCGGTTTCCACATTGTGCAAACCTTTGAACCACAAAAGCGGCAGGCAGGGGTCAAACTTCAGGAGAAAAACGTTGAGGACACCGTGCGGAAAGCCATCGGCATGATGGCGGATGCCAAACTGCTGTAA
- a CDS encoding electron transfer flavoprotein subunit alpha/FixB family protein: MDWGSQKNILVFVEQKDGKPVGAGLESLTPARTLAETSGGKVLALLVGKDNTEAEKDTAAFGADQILSVQGDAFGEGCADAFLCALEQMTEKYHPGVILAANTPLSRELTARLCAHKQLGSIQDAVALRMEDNTPVWTVSAYGGTIREDVVPDTVPFAATVRSGAFRKAKAGGAAASVVQETVSVPQDALHTKVLESVKEIAEAVNLEDAKVIVSGGRGMGSKENFALVQQLADVLGGVVGATRPAIESGWISRVHQIGQSGKSVAPALYIACGISGAIQHVSGVVNSGYIVAINSDEDASIFDIADVGIVGDVMQVLPLMIDAIKKRKAG, from the coding sequence ATGGACTGGGGCAGTCAGAAAAATATCCTCGTTTTTGTAGAACAAAAAGATGGTAAGCCGGTCGGTGCGGGTCTTGAAAGTTTGACACCGGCACGCACCCTGGCTGAAACTTCTGGTGGCAAGGTGCTCGCTTTGCTGGTGGGCAAAGATAATACGGAAGCGGAAAAGGACACCGCTGCTTTCGGGGCTGATCAGATTTTATCCGTACAAGGGGATGCTTTCGGCGAGGGCTGCGCGGACGCTTTCCTTTGCGCGCTGGAACAGATGACCGAGAAATACCATCCGGGGGTCATTTTGGCAGCCAATACGCCTTTGAGCAGAGAACTGACCGCGCGGCTGTGTGCCCATAAACAACTGGGCAGTATACAAGATGCAGTGGCTCTTCGGATGGAAGACAATACGCCGGTTTGGACTGTTTCGGCTTATGGCGGCACGATTCGGGAAGATGTCGTTCCGGATACGGTTCCTTTTGCTGCGACGGTGCGTTCCGGTGCGTTCCGCAAGGCAAAAGCAGGCGGCGCTGCGGCTTCGGTGGTACAGGAAACCGTTTCTGTACCGCAGGATGCGCTGCACACAAAGGTTCTGGAATCTGTTAAAGAAATTGCGGAAGCGGTTAACCTGGAAGACGCAAAGGTTATTGTTTCCGGCGGACGCGGCATGGGCAGCAAAGAAAATTTTGCCCTCGTTCAGCAGCTGGCGGATGTATTGGGCGGTGTTGTGGGTGCAACACGACCGGCAATCGAAAGTGGCTGGATTTCCCGTGTGCATCAGATTGGGCAGTCCGGCAAGAGCGTTGCTCCGGCACTGTATATTGCCTGTGGAATTTCCGGCGCCATTCAGCACGTTTCCGGTGTGGTGAATTCCGGATATATTGTAGCCATCAATAGTGATGAGGATGCTTCCATTTTTGACATTGCCGATGTTGGCATTGTGGGAGACGTGATGCAGGTGCTCCCGCTTATGATTGATGCAATCAAGAAGCGGAAGGCAGGCTGA
- a CDS encoding acyl-CoA thioester hydrolase/BAAT C-terminal domain-containing protein, whose product MEAIKISAEKEGFDGIFYPAGTPNSAVIFVSGSEGGLATGKRLGAYYQSHGFSALALALFGTKHTNPVLSEVPLEYLEHAAAWLNRQGYSRIVADGISKGAEYVLCAAAVMPEICGVIARAPSYFVGEGLAGKAPSGCSSWSYRGKPLACTPYTVRKINKLKIWRTERQFSLLPLNENKTVTPESIIPVEKIHGPVLLLSTQADTIWPSAVYLEHLQKRFAEKHFPYAVQTVVFSHISHLMVPILHQKSQRLLRLLFRSERLYPTKCAAERREMEQTVLRFLQKVFAQESAPLALKR is encoded by the coding sequence ATGGAAGCAATCAAAATTTCGGCAGAAAAAGAAGGCTTTGACGGCATTTTTTATCCGGCAGGCACGCCAAACAGCGCCGTCATTTTTGTATCAGGTTCAGAAGGCGGCCTTGCCACCGGAAAAAGGCTCGGCGCGTATTATCAATCCCACGGCTTCTCGGCGTTGGCACTGGCGCTGTTTGGCACCAAGCACACGAATCCGGTACTGTCCGAAGTTCCGCTGGAGTATCTGGAGCACGCCGCCGCGTGGCTAAACCGGCAGGGATACAGTAGGATTGTGGCAGACGGCATTTCCAAAGGGGCGGAATACGTGCTGTGCGCAGCGGCCGTCATGCCGGAAATCTGCGGCGTTATTGCGCGTGCACCATCTTACTTTGTCGGCGAGGGACTTGCGGGCAAAGCCCCCAGCGGCTGTTCCTCTTGGTCATACCGCGGAAAGCCGCTTGCCTGTACGCCCTACACGGTGCGCAAGATTAACAAACTGAAAATCTGGCGGACGGAAAGGCAGTTTTCCCTGCTGCCCCTGAACGAAAACAAAACCGTCACGCCCGAATCTATCATTCCGGTAGAAAAAATTCACGGGCCGGTTCTCTTACTGTCAACACAGGCGGACACCATCTGGCCCTCCGCTGTGTATCTGGAACATCTGCAGAAGCGGTTTGCTGAAAAGCATTTCCCGTATGCGGTGCAAACGGTTGTCTTTTCGCACATCAGCCATCTGATGGTACCGATTCTCCATCAAAAATCACAGCGGCTGCTCCGCCTGCTGTTTCGCTCAGAGCGACTGTACCCCACGAAATGTGCAGCAGAACGCCGGGAAATGGAGCAGACTGTCCTGCGGTTTTTGCAGAAAGTATTTGCGCAGGAATCTGCCCCCCTTGCTTTGAAGCGCTAA
- a CDS encoding MarR family winged helix-turn-helix transcriptional regulator, whose product MDEKDFFEAVYRVINKYNQKTKQPRQYPTGQLLYGSEVHTMTVIGGRGRVTAKQLAALQGITKGAVSQMTQKLLQKGLIQKEPSPAGRGEVFLSLTAAGKTVYDSHLAFHENLLAELAVLVRELPQESRETLEKMLCVVEHALDQYE is encoded by the coding sequence ATGGATGAAAAGGATTTTTTTGAGGCTGTATACCGCGTAATCAACAAATACAACCAAAAGACCAAGCAGCCGAGGCAGTACCCCACCGGACAGCTGCTCTACGGCTCCGAAGTACACACGATGACCGTCATCGGCGGGCGCGGCCGCGTAACTGCCAAGCAGCTCGCCGCCCTGCAGGGGATTACGAAGGGTGCCGTTTCGCAAATGACCCAGAAGCTGCTGCAAAAGGGGCTGATTCAGAAAGAGCCATCCCCCGCCGGTAGGGGCGAAGTCTTTCTCAGCCTAACAGCTGCCGGAAAAACCGTTTACGACAGTCATCTCGCCTTTCACGAAAACCTGCTGGCGGAACTCGCCGTGCTGGTACGGGAACTCCCGCAGGAAAGCCGCGAAACCTTAGAAAAAATGCTTTGTGTGGTAGAGCATGCGCTGGATCAATACGAATAG
- a CDS encoding MFS transporter, translating into MSEKKRSKPAPLKAMMALLLFGGFLSLFNETILNVALSQIMADLHVTATTVQWLSTGYVLIVAIMVPISAFLLHTFTTKQIYTGAMGFFLLGTVIAAASGNFAVLLAGRMVQAIGTGLLAPIMINTALTLYPREKHGFIMGICTCVVLVGPSVGPIVSGVVLQVFSWRALFIMLIPLAGACIVGGLLVLGSTIELTKPKLDVPSIVFSSAGFSLLVFGMSVIGSDTSILVTMLLFAGGALSLICFTVRQLKLSQPMLNIRVFRKPYFTVGAVLVIVMQMVQFSLNILLPMLFESGIGLSSLLSALLLFPAVLVCSLMTIFSGKLYDRIGGKLLIPLGLLLMCVFLVMMTGIQPSTPIAWIAVINTLIYFGIALAWSPDQSNALRQLQPEEQTDGVAIINTFIQLGSALGTPLFVGLLSAGQSRYLAAAATADAAAKTQALYAGFRSATQVAAGLIAIAFLLSLTLRKERQNP; encoded by the coding sequence ATGTCTGAAAAAAAACGTTCCAAGCCCGCCCCGCTGAAAGCCATGATGGCGCTATTGCTGTTTGGCGGCTTTCTTTCTCTATTTAACGAAACCATTCTCAATGTTGCACTTTCACAAATCATGGCAGACCTGCACGTGACCGCCACAACGGTTCAGTGGCTGTCCACCGGCTATGTTCTTATTGTTGCCATCATGGTTCCCATCTCTGCTTTTTTACTGCACACCTTTACCACAAAGCAAATCTACACCGGCGCAATGGGCTTTTTTCTGCTGGGCACTGTGATTGCCGCTGCTTCGGGCAATTTTGCGGTTCTGCTGGCAGGAAGAATGGTGCAGGCCATTGGAACCGGCCTTTTGGCACCGATTATGATCAACACCGCCCTGACCCTGTATCCACGCGAAAAGCACGGCTTCATTATGGGAATCTGCACTTGCGTCGTTTTGGTCGGCCCTTCGGTCGGGCCCATTGTGTCCGGCGTTGTGCTGCAGGTCTTCAGCTGGAGAGCGTTGTTCATCATGCTCATTCCTTTGGCGGGTGCCTGCATCGTTGGCGGACTGCTGGTTTTGGGAAGCACCATCGAACTGACAAAGCCGAAACTCGACGTTCCTTCCATCGTGTTTTCTTCCGCAGGCTTCTCCCTCCTTGTATTTGGCATGAGCGTCATTGGTTCCGACACAAGCATCCTCGTAACCATGCTGCTGTTTGCCGGCGGAGCACTGTCCTTGATTTGTTTTACAGTACGCCAGCTCAAACTTTCGCAGCCCATGCTGAATATCCGTGTATTTCGGAAGCCGTATTTTACAGTAGGCGCCGTGCTTGTCATCGTCATGCAAATGGTGCAGTTTTCTTTGAACATCCTGCTCCCTATGCTGTTTGAAAGCGGAATCGGGCTGTCCTCCCTGCTGTCTGCGCTCCTCCTGTTTCCGGCTGTACTGGTGTGCAGCCTCATGACCATTTTTTCAGGAAAGCTGTATGACCGCATTGGCGGAAAGCTTCTCATCCCGCTGGGGTTGCTGCTCATGTGCGTTTTTCTCGTCATGATGACCGGAATCCAGCCGTCCACACCGATTGCCTGGATTGCGGTAATAAACACGCTGATTTATTTCGGTATCGCCCTTGCATGGTCGCCTGACCAATCGAACGCGCTGCGCCAGCTGCAGCCGGAGGAGCAAACCGACGGTGTTGCCATTATCAACACATTTATACAGCTTGGCTCCGCGCTTGGCACACCGCTCTTTGTGGGGCTTCTCTCTGCCGGACAGAGCCGTTATCTGGCAGCGGCCGCCACTGCGGACGCTGCTGCCAAAACACAGGCGCTGTACGCCGGATTCCGCAGTGCCACGCAGGTCGCCGCAGGTTTGATTGCAATCGCTTTCCTGCTTTCCCTGACCCTGCGAAAGGAACGACAGAACCCGTAA
- a CDS encoding TetR/AcrR family transcriptional regulator has product MSSQTDSRTKIVETASRLFQLKGYTATGLNEILRESGAPRGSLYYYFPNGKEQLALAAVELAGKSMREKVSSSLSRHREPVRAIAQVIQDMTAALRDDGKLQTMSLSMIALETCQTSDLLREACARSFTKMAALYSEKLQKSGFDAEQSANLGSLLQSMIEGAITLSITEKDTAPLDTILQFLPTLIR; this is encoded by the coding sequence ATCAGCAGTCAAACAGACTCCCGCACAAAGATTGTTGAGACCGCTTCGAGGTTGTTTCAGCTGAAAGGCTATACTGCTACCGGACTGAACGAAATTCTGCGGGAAAGCGGAGCGCCCAGAGGCTCTCTGTATTACTACTTTCCAAACGGAAAAGAGCAGCTGGCTTTAGCCGCCGTGGAGCTGGCGGGCAAGTCCATGCGGGAAAAGGTCAGCTCCAGCCTAAGCCGACACCGCGAGCCCGTTCGTGCCATCGCCCAGGTGATTCAGGATATGACCGCCGCCCTGCGGGACGACGGAAAGCTGCAGACCATGTCCCTGAGCATGATAGCTCTGGAAACCTGCCAAACCAGCGATTTGCTGCGGGAAGCCTGCGCCCGCTCCTTTACAAAGATGGCGGCGCTTTACTCTGAAAAGCTGCAGAAAAGCGGCTTCGACGCCGAGCAGTCCGCGAATCTCGGCAGCCTTCTGCAGTCCATGATTGAGGGTGCCATTACGCTTTCCATCACAGAAAAGGACACGGCGCCATTGGACACGATTCTGCAGTTTCTGCCCACGTTAATTCGATAG